The following are encoded together in the Raineyella sp. LH-20 genome:
- the dnaG gene encoding DNA primase, protein MAGRINEEDIALVRERARIDDVVSPYVTLRRAGAGSLKGLCPFHDEKTPSFQVTPARGLYYCFGCGEGGDAITFLQKKENLSFVEAVERLADQVGVQLRYIDDGGRSSDAGNRRRLTEANRLAAEFFAEQLTTPDALVGRRFLDGRGFDRQAAEHFGIGFAPRGGRDLHGHLRQRGFRDDELVRAGLIRENGGWDFFQGRLIWPIRDAGGVVLGFGARRLFDDDRMPAKYLNTPETSVYKKSHVLYGLDLARQPIAKKSQAVVVEGYTDVMAAHLSGVDTAVASCGTAFGDDHARILQRLIGQTSATQGEVVFTFDGDAAGQAAALKVFKGDRNFITQTYVAVEPHGWDPCDLRINEGDAAVRELIGRRVPLYRFVMDNVLAEYDLDRADGRVAALRGAAPLVASIRDRSLVAAYVHELAGMLGMDLEEVRREVARAERTGPSGAGQTPGGQAGGGRSRGAAPVEPVVAPEPPTPDREGSAGAERVLPLPDPRDPGLVIERGTAQLLVQVPWMFSADWGGLESDDFAHPTYRRIAQTARLVFSMYGDPSGAVPDRFDSTAWMQLLREGCDDANAEQVLIALSVEPLLREPDPRYADAYAARLQLQRVNEAIVTLKGRMQRTNPIEHAEEHRGMFTDLLAWETARKDLQARSVAVPD, encoded by the coding sequence GTGGCAGGCCGGATCAATGAGGAGGATATCGCCCTGGTGCGGGAGCGCGCCCGCATCGACGACGTGGTGAGTCCGTACGTGACACTGCGCCGGGCGGGAGCGGGGTCGCTCAAGGGGCTGTGTCCGTTCCACGACGAGAAGACGCCCAGCTTCCAGGTCACGCCCGCGCGGGGGCTCTACTACTGCTTCGGGTGTGGTGAGGGCGGCGACGCGATCACCTTCCTGCAGAAGAAGGAGAACCTGTCGTTCGTCGAGGCGGTGGAGCGGCTGGCCGACCAGGTCGGCGTCCAGCTGCGCTACATCGACGACGGTGGACGGAGCTCGGACGCGGGCAATCGCCGCCGGCTGACCGAGGCGAACCGGCTGGCCGCGGAGTTCTTCGCCGAGCAGCTCACCACCCCCGACGCGCTGGTCGGGCGACGGTTCCTCGACGGGCGTGGCTTCGACCGTCAGGCGGCCGAGCACTTCGGCATCGGATTCGCCCCGCGGGGTGGGCGGGACCTGCACGGGCACCTGCGCCAGCGCGGGTTCCGCGACGACGAGTTGGTCCGCGCCGGGCTGATCCGGGAGAACGGCGGCTGGGACTTCTTCCAGGGCCGGCTGATCTGGCCGATCCGTGATGCCGGGGGCGTGGTGCTCGGCTTCGGGGCGCGGCGACTGTTCGACGACGACCGGATGCCGGCCAAGTACCTCAACACCCCCGAGACCAGCGTCTACAAGAAGTCGCACGTCCTCTACGGGCTCGATCTGGCCCGCCAGCCGATCGCGAAGAAGTCCCAGGCGGTCGTCGTGGAGGGCTACACCGACGTGATGGCCGCGCACCTGTCCGGGGTGGACACCGCCGTCGCGTCCTGCGGCACCGCGTTCGGCGACGACCATGCCCGGATCCTGCAGCGGCTGATCGGCCAGACCTCGGCCACCCAGGGTGAGGTGGTCTTCACCTTCGACGGCGACGCCGCCGGCCAGGCCGCCGCCCTCAAGGTCTTCAAGGGCGATCGCAACTTCATCACCCAGACGTACGTCGCCGTGGAGCCGCACGGCTGGGATCCGTGCGACCTGCGGATCAACGAGGGCGATGCGGCGGTGCGGGAACTGATCGGCCGGCGCGTCCCGCTGTATCGCTTCGTGATGGACAACGTCCTCGCCGAGTACGACCTCGACCGTGCCGACGGGCGGGTGGCCGCACTGCGGGGCGCGGCTCCGTTGGTCGCCTCGATCCGGGACCGGTCCCTGGTGGCGGCGTACGTCCACGAACTGGCCGGCATGCTGGGGATGGACCTGGAGGAGGTCCGGCGCGAGGTGGCCCGGGCCGAGCGGACCGGCCCGTCGGGCGCCGGCCAGACACCGGGCGGCCAGGCCGGGGGCGGCCGGTCGCGAGGCGCTGCGCCGGTCGAGCCGGTCGTGGCGCCGGAGCCGCCGACCCCGGACAGGGAGGGGAGCGCTGGCGCGGAGCGGGTGCTGCCGCTGCCCGATCCGCGTGACCCGGGCCTGGTGATCGAGCGGGGCACGGCGCAGCTGCTGGTCCAGGTGCCGTGGATGTTCAGCGCCGATTGGGGCGGGTTGGAATCGGACGATTTCGCCCACCCGACCTACCGTCGGATCGCGCAGACCGCGCGCCTGGTGTTCTCGATGTACGGCGATCCGAGCGGTGCGGTGCCCGACCGGTTCGATTCCACGGCGTGGATGCAACTGCTCCGGGAGGGCTGCGACGATGCCAACGCCGAGCAGGTGCTGATCGCCCTGTCGGTGGAGCCGCTGCTGCGGGAGCCGGATCCTCGCTACGCCGATGCCTACGCCGCACGGCTCCAGTTGCAGCGGGTCAACGAGGCGATCGTCACGCTGAAGGGCCGCATGCAGCGGACGAACCCGATCGAGCACGCCGAGGAGCACCGTGGGATGTTCACCGACCTGCTCGCCTGGGAGACCGCCCGCAAGGATCTGCAGGCCCGGTCGGTGGCCGTCCCGGACTGA
- a CDS encoding sigma-70 family RNA polymerase sigma factor: MTHAGTTAPAHPPSPASPRHPPRLTAQEEGDLARTIEAGVFARHLLETRTSCPFATPGDLRAVVERGEQARERFLAANLGLVIHVVRRDAGGSAQDRDDLIQEGCLGLAEALAGFDWARGTRFSTWAVPYVRGRIAEARRLDRGGIRIPVRRLRAAAAAGEQVVTTASIHGVEELEATWWRDDTAVGDDEPGAVELADGWRELTRRERAVLTHRFGLAGRQARTQTATAAALGIPVKTVRLVEAAALERLREVCLAGR, from the coding sequence ATGACCCACGCCGGCACCACAGCGCCCGCCCATCCTCCGTCGCCAGCGAGCCCGCGCCACCCACCCCGACTCACCGCGCAGGAGGAAGGCGACCTGGCGAGGACGATCGAGGCCGGGGTGTTCGCCCGCCACCTGCTGGAGACGCGGACGTCCTGTCCGTTCGCCACGCCGGGCGACCTGCGGGCGGTCGTGGAACGGGGGGAGCAGGCCCGGGAGCGCTTCCTGGCCGCCAATCTCGGCCTGGTCATCCATGTCGTACGCCGCGACGCCGGCGGCTCCGCCCAGGACCGCGACGACCTGATCCAGGAGGGCTGTCTGGGGCTGGCCGAGGCGCTGGCGGGCTTCGACTGGGCCAGGGGGACGCGGTTCTCGACCTGGGCGGTGCCCTACGTCCGTGGTCGGATCGCGGAGGCTCGCCGCCTGGATCGCGGTGGCATCCGGATCCCGGTCCGGCGGCTGCGGGCGGCCGCCGCGGCAGGCGAGCAGGTGGTGACCACCGCCTCCATCCACGGCGTGGAAGAGCTGGAGGCGACCTGGTGGCGCGACGACACCGCAGTGGGCGACGACGAGCCGGGTGCGGTGGAGCTGGCGGACGGTTGGCGGGAACTGACCCGCCGGGAGCGGGCGGTGCTCACCCATCGCTTCGGGCTGGCGGGTCGGCAGGCCCGGACCCAGACCGCCACTGCGGCGGCCCTGGGGATCCCGGTGAAGACTGTCCGGCTGGTCGAGGCCGCGGCGCTCGAGCGGCTGCGGGAGGTGTGCCTGGCCGGGCGATGA
- a CDS encoding glycoside hydrolase family 18 protein produces the protein MLTSLSISNVFCRRTGAIVAAVALVTGLSAGIAPTAVAAEPDPASATVPYEEVPAPSAPVIGGYLLQGTPNFSTIDMSVVTDFQWAFSTITDPALGDAGGRCTTASQAGIDAVLAQRAKQPDLRVIRSIGGWGARYFSQVARTPESREKFVSSCMDAFITNGVADGFDLDWEFPTAGGMPDIGYDANDRENMNLLVNEFRKQLDAYADANGLNRRDFWMTAALPAGRWQDSGNGVTGAPYDVLKSFDLDFLGKALDSINIMTYEMGTGYVPVSMPNQPLYADPKDTTGDPYNSGDAMIRLFIDQGVAPNKITWGAMFTGGRGFVVGDTTNGGMWQPWTATGCGSGTNAVNWANAQRDDRSVLVYWDDTTKNQWFFDPVQKRVCSAESPQTLALRAQYAKDMGLNGFFSWQLNSTSGSNNAELRSVARVFYPQLVHEPAAPTVTGTPVAVANGVEFNGEVARVTGSSASALTAVINWGDLTRSTATVVPLGNGQFSVRGQHTYAKAGNYTATVATIDPAYINSVTANTQVTVGAVSAQAKCVGSKVHLAV, from the coding sequence GTGCTCACATCCCTCTCCATCAGCAACGTCTTCTGCCGGCGCACCGGGGCGATCGTCGCCGCCGTCGCACTGGTCACCGGGCTGTCCGCCGGCATCGCGCCGACCGCTGTCGCCGCCGAGCCTGACCCCGCGTCGGCCACCGTGCCGTACGAGGAGGTCCCGGCGCCGTCGGCGCCCGTGATCGGCGGCTACCTGCTGCAAGGCACACCCAACTTCTCGACCATCGACATGTCGGTCGTCACCGACTTCCAGTGGGCGTTCTCGACCATCACCGACCCCGCCCTGGGCGATGCCGGAGGTAGGTGTACGACAGCGAGCCAGGCCGGCATCGACGCCGTCCTGGCGCAGCGCGCCAAACAACCGGACCTCAGGGTCATCCGTTCGATCGGCGGCTGGGGAGCACGGTACTTCTCCCAGGTCGCCCGGACACCGGAGTCGCGCGAGAAGTTCGTCAGTTCGTGCATGGACGCCTTCATCACGAATGGCGTCGCCGACGGGTTCGATCTCGACTGGGAGTTCCCGACCGCCGGTGGTATGCCGGACATCGGCTACGACGCGAACGACCGGGAGAACATGAACCTGCTGGTCAACGAGTTCCGCAAGCAGCTCGACGCGTACGCCGACGCCAACGGACTCAACCGTCGCGACTTCTGGATGACGGCCGCGCTTCCTGCCGGCCGCTGGCAGGACAGCGGCAACGGGGTCACCGGTGCGCCGTACGACGTGCTCAAGAGCTTCGACCTGGACTTCCTGGGCAAGGCCCTCGACTCGATCAACATCATGACGTACGAGATGGGCACGGGCTACGTGCCGGTGTCGATGCCGAACCAGCCGCTGTACGCAGACCCGAAGGACACCACGGGCGATCCGTACAACTCCGGTGACGCGATGATCCGGCTGTTCATCGACCAGGGTGTCGCACCGAACAAGATCACCTGGGGCGCGATGTTCACCGGCGGCCGCGGCTTCGTCGTCGGTGACACGACCAACGGCGGCATGTGGCAGCCGTGGACGGCGACCGGATGTGGCTCAGGGACCAACGCCGTGAACTGGGCCAACGCGCAGCGTGACGACCGTAGTGTCCTCGTGTACTGGGACGACACCACCAAGAACCAGTGGTTCTTCGACCCGGTGCAGAAGCGTGTCTGCTCTGCTGAGTCCCCGCAGACGCTGGCCCTCCGGGCACAGTACGCGAAGGATATGGGCCTGAACGGGTTCTTCTCCTGGCAGCTGAACTCCACCTCCGGCTCCAACAACGCCGAGCTGCGCTCCGTGGCTCGCGTGTTCTACCCGCAACTCGTCCACGAGCCCGCTGCACCGACCGTCACCGGCACGCCGGTGGCCGTGGCCAACGGTGTCGAGTTCAACGGCGAGGTCGCACGCGTCACCGGTTCGTCGGCCTCCGCGCTGACCGCCGTGATCAACTGGGGTGACCTCACGCGGTCGACGGCCACCGTCGTGCCGCTCGGCAACGGCCAGTTCTCCGTACGCGGACAGCACACGTACGCCAAGGCCGGGAACTACACGGCGACCGTGGCGACGATCGACCCGGCGTATATCAACTCCGTGACGGCCAACACGCAGGTGACTGTGGGTGCCGTTTCGGCTCAAGCGAAGTGCGTCGGAAGCAAGGTGCATCTCGCGGTGTAG
- a CDS encoding GntR family transcriptional regulator has translation MSESQSSSELKYIVVKRHLLQMIEGQEPGAMLPTERTLAEQFGTSRTTVRQALNELVAQGRIVRRQGSGTFVAGAKMEWPLYAASFTEQAAANGMVAMSRILGSAREPATPERAAQLEIDAAAPIWRLDRLRMADGVPMCVETSVLSVDRFPGLVDSLAADGSLHRLLAEQYQVQLTWGEESIEVEPAGTREADLLGIDVGAPLLVIHRTNYDEQGIPIESGTSWMRADRIIFIAHLIVGKDHESAWSRRHH, from the coding sequence ATGTCCGAATCGCAGAGCAGCTCCGAACTGAAGTACATCGTGGTCAAACGGCACCTGCTGCAGATGATCGAGGGGCAGGAACCGGGGGCGATGCTGCCGACGGAAAGGACGTTGGCTGAGCAGTTCGGCACGTCGCGCACCACCGTTCGGCAAGCTCTGAACGAACTGGTCGCGCAAGGTCGGATCGTTCGGCGGCAGGGCTCCGGCACTTTCGTGGCCGGCGCCAAGATGGAGTGGCCGCTGTATGCGGCGAGCTTCACCGAGCAGGCGGCCGCCAATGGGATGGTGGCGATGTCGCGCATCCTGGGATCCGCGCGCGAGCCGGCCACCCCGGAACGAGCGGCTCAGCTGGAGATCGACGCAGCGGCCCCGATCTGGCGGCTGGATCGACTGAGGATGGCCGACGGTGTTCCGATGTGTGTCGAGACATCCGTCCTGTCGGTCGATCGCTTCCCCGGCTTGGTGGACAGTCTTGCGGCGGACGGTTCCCTTCACCGCCTGCTGGCGGAGCAGTACCAGGTCCAGTTGACCTGGGGCGAGGAATCGATCGAGGTCGAACCGGCGGGCACTCGTGAGGCGGACCTGCTGGGGATCGACGTCGGGGCCCCCTTGTTGGTCATCCACCGCACCAACTACGACGAGCAGGGCATTCCGATCGAGTCGGGCACCAGTTGGATGCGGGCAGACAGGATCATCTTCATCGCCCACCTGATCGTGGGCAAGGATCACGAGAGTGCCTGGTCGAGGCGCCATCATTGA
- a CDS encoding trehalose-6-phosphate synthase: MSEATAEHQRADFVVVANRLPVDRTTDAEGAVAWRTSPGGLVTALEPVMQERHGAWVGWPGVPGEAIDPFDYTGYHLVPVPLSAAEIEDYYEGFSNGTLWPLYHDVVAKPEYHREWWDAYHAVNERFAEATIRAAAPGATVWVQDYQLQLVPQMLRRRRPDLRIGFFLHIPFPPIELFQQLPWRRQIIEGLLGADIIGFQTPGGAQNFIRITRQRLKLETHREVITLPTGRSTRAKAYPISIDAKSFESLAQTRAVQDRARELRHELGDPEVLFLGVDRLDYTKGIYHRLRAYGELVAERVIDPRKAAFLQVATPSRERVEEYKRLRDEVNMLVGRINGDLGDLRRPAITYLHTSVARPELTAMYTAADICVVTPLRDGMNLVCKEYVACRSATNGALVLSEFAGAAGELRQAYMINPYDINSMKHGMTLAMNDTVQNKRRRMRALRRQVFTHDIEAWATSFLDDLAALPAPAQAPAPASAPQTGATA, translated from the coding sequence ATGTCCGAGGCAACAGCCGAGCACCAACGGGCCGATTTCGTCGTCGTGGCGAACCGGCTTCCGGTGGACCGTACGACCGACGCCGAGGGAGCGGTCGCCTGGCGTACGTCGCCCGGCGGTCTGGTCACCGCGCTGGAGCCGGTGATGCAGGAGCGCCACGGCGCGTGGGTCGGCTGGCCCGGCGTCCCCGGCGAGGCGATCGACCCGTTCGACTACACCGGCTACCACCTTGTGCCGGTGCCGCTCAGCGCGGCGGAGATCGAGGACTATTACGAGGGTTTCTCCAACGGGACGCTGTGGCCGCTCTACCACGACGTCGTGGCGAAGCCCGAGTACCACCGCGAATGGTGGGACGCCTACCACGCCGTCAACGAGCGGTTCGCCGAGGCGACGATCCGGGCCGCTGCCCCCGGCGCCACCGTCTGGGTGCAGGACTACCAGCTCCAGCTGGTGCCGCAGATGCTGCGCCGGCGCCGGCCCGACCTGCGGATCGGCTTCTTCCTGCACATCCCGTTCCCGCCGATCGAACTGTTCCAACAACTGCCGTGGCGCCGCCAGATCATCGAAGGCCTGCTCGGGGCCGACATCATCGGCTTCCAGACCCCCGGCGGGGCACAGAACTTCATCCGGATCACCCGCCAGCGCCTCAAGCTGGAGACCCACCGCGAGGTGATCACGCTGCCGACGGGACGATCCACCCGGGCGAAGGCCTATCCGATCTCGATCGACGCGAAGAGCTTCGAGTCGCTCGCGCAGACCCGCGCCGTGCAGGACCGCGCCCGCGAGTTGCGCCACGAGCTGGGCGACCCGGAGGTGCTCTTCCTCGGTGTGGACCGGCTCGACTACACCAAGGGCATCTACCACCGGCTCCGGGCGTACGGCGAGCTGGTCGCCGAACGGGTCATCGACCCCAGGAAGGCGGCCTTCCTGCAGGTGGCCACCCCCTCGCGGGAGCGGGTCGAGGAGTACAAGCGGCTGCGCGACGAGGTGAACATGCTCGTCGGCCGGATCAACGGCGACCTGGGAGACCTGCGCCGTCCCGCGATCACCTACCTGCACACCTCCGTCGCGCGTCCCGAGCTGACCGCCATGTACACCGCGGCCGACATCTGCGTGGTGACCCCACTGCGGGACGGGATGAACCTGGTCTGCAAGGAGTACGTCGCCTGCCGCAGCGCCACCAACGGGGCGCTGGTGCTCAGCGAGTTCGCCGGAGCCGCCGGCGAACTGCGGCAGGCGTACATGATCAATCCGTACGACATCAACAGCATGAAACATGGGATGACTCTCGCGATGAACGACACCGTCCAAAACAAGCGCCGGCGGATGCGGGCGCTGCGCCGCCAGGTGTTCACCCACGATATCGAGGCCTGGGCGACCTCGTTCCTCGACGACCTGGCCGCGCTTCCCGCGCCGGCACAGGCGCCGGCCCCAGCATCGGCGCCGCAGACCGGGGCAACGGCATGA
- the otsB gene encoding trehalose-phosphatase: MDKIEAVLAAPDRTVLALDFDGTLSPIVPDPERAYAHPASIAALRRIAPHLLQVAVITGRPASQAVALGGLADGAGLEHLVVMGQYGVEVWEAATGQVVAPPVPDAVVAVKAALPALLAAAGHPEAWVEDKGRAVAVHTRRLADPEGALADLAAPVAALAHDHGLRVEPGKNVLEIRAGGFDKGDAVRALAARLDPATFVYAGDDLGDIAAYDAVAALREQGRTTLLVFPRMPGEDSPLAERADIILAGTDGMAEWLTALADRLGAAGTPS; encoded by the coding sequence ATGGACAAGATCGAGGCCGTGCTCGCCGCGCCGGACCGTACGGTCCTCGCGCTCGACTTCGACGGCACCCTGTCGCCGATCGTTCCCGATCCCGAGCGGGCGTACGCACATCCGGCGTCGATCGCCGCGCTGCGGCGGATCGCGCCGCACCTGCTGCAGGTGGCCGTGATCACCGGCCGGCCCGCCTCCCAGGCGGTGGCGCTCGGCGGACTCGCCGACGGCGCCGGCCTGGAACACCTGGTCGTGATGGGCCAGTACGGCGTCGAGGTGTGGGAGGCGGCCACCGGGCAGGTCGTCGCGCCGCCGGTGCCCGACGCTGTTGTCGCGGTGAAGGCCGCCCTGCCGGCCCTGCTGGCCGCCGCCGGGCACCCCGAGGCCTGGGTCGAGGACAAGGGGAGGGCGGTCGCGGTGCACACCCGGCGACTGGCCGACCCCGAGGGTGCGCTCGCCGACCTCGCCGCTCCGGTGGCGGCACTGGCCCACGACCACGGGCTGCGGGTGGAACCGGGCAAGAACGTGCTGGAGATCCGGGCGGGCGGCTTCGACAAAGGTGATGCGGTGCGGGCCCTGGCGGCCCGGCTCGATCCCGCGACGTTCGTCTACGCGGGCGACGACCTGGGCGACATCGCCGCGTACGATGCCGTGGCCGCCCTGCGGGAGCAGGGGCGTACGACGCTGTTGGTCTTCCCCCGGATGCCCGGCGAGGACAGTCCGCTCGCGGAGCGGGCGGACATCATCCTGGCCGGGACCGACGGGATGGCGGAGTGGCTGACCGCGCTGGCCGATCGGCTGGGGGCCGCAGGGACGCCGTCCTAG